TGCTGTCAGCTTGTGCTAATCTAGTTCAACATACTTCCAAAGGCTCAGGAATTAAATTTCCTGGAGAACCGAACCTCTTTCCAGGTTCTTCTCTGCCTTGTATACGGTTTACATGCACACTGTGATGGGCGAAAAGCCTTAGTGTTCAGGAGGCAGCCTGGGATTCACTCAACATTTAGAACAACCGCCTCAGGTGCATTTCATGCTGATGGTTCGGAAACTACAAACAGCTGAAAGGACAGAATGGGGATACAAACGTCCGCTTCTACAAGGTGCCCTGTTTTGGCAAACTAGAAGGCTTAGGCTTAGTCCGGGCTTATTAATACCCTAGAAAATTTAAAGAGCGGAGGAGTGGTTGAGTCAGTCCCGGAGGCACCTGCTACGAGGAGTCGCCCACGCTGGGGGCAGCGGACGCCGGCTCCACCTAAGCCACGGGTCTCCGAGGCCCCTCGGGGCTTTCTGACGGCTTCGCTACCGGTCCGCCCGGTTCCTTGGAGCTTCCCGCCGTCTTTCACGGGCGCTCAGCGGCCGCCGAAGCTGTCTCACTGCCACGGCCCGAGCGACACTCCGTGAAGCCCGGGCCAGAAGCCGGAAGCCACCTCCGGGCCCGCCCCCTGCCCGCCGGAGCCGGAAGTTGCGACCCCACGGTACGTCGCCCTTCGCGGGCCGCGCCTCACCATGCTCCGTGGCCCGCGCCGCCTCCTCAGGGTCCCCGAAGTCCCAGTTGCGGCCCTGGCTGTGGCGCTGCTCTCGTCGCTGTCGCGCTGCTCCCTCCTGGAGCCGCGGGACCCTGTGGTTTCGGCACTCAGCCCCTACTTCGGCACCAAGACTCGCTACGAGGATGCCACCCCTGGGCTGCTGCCGGATCCCGAGGCGCCGCGGCGGGACCCGGAGCTGCTGGAGACCTGCACCCCGGTGCAGCTGGTCGCGCTCATCCGTCACGGCACCCGCTACCCAACGGCTAAACAGATCCGCAAGCTGCGGCAGCTGCACGGGTTGCTGCAGGCCCGCGGGCCCGGAGACGGCAGGACCGGCGCCGTCGGCGGCCGCGACGTGGGCGCCGCGCTGGCCGATAGGCCGCTGTGGTACGCTGACTGGATGGACGGGCAGCTGGTGGAGAAGGGGCGGCAGGACATGCGACAGCTGGCGCTGCGCTTGGCCTCCCTTTTCCCTGCTCTTTTCAGTCGCGAGAACTACGGCCGCCTGCAGCTCGTCACCAGCTCCAAGCATCGCTGCGTAGACAGCGGCGCGGCCTTCCTACAGGGGCTATGGCAGCACTACCACCCGGGGTTGCCGCCGCCCGACGTCGCAGGTGATCTCCCGGGCCTGTCCTCCCTCCCGCCCTCAGTCCTCAAGCACATGCCGGACTGCCCCGACCCCAGCCTCTCCTCACTGCCCTCTGTCCCCAGTCCCCCATCCTTCGAGCCTCATCCCATGGGATGTTCAGGATTTGGCTGTTCTTCTCacacatttgttcattcatcaggTGTGAGTTTGGCACCTTACACATGCAGGATGCTGCAGTAGAAGTTGGGAGATCCAATAGGAAAGGAGGCAGACGAGGGCAGTGTTTGATCTCCCATTCCCAGACTGAATTGCTCCCTCTGAGCCACcaacctctttctttccttcctggcaGCTAGTTCTATAGTTGGGCGCACTTTTGAAATACAATCTAGGACGTTCTTCCTCAGTCATGCTTCTGATACTGTTTCGGGTTTTTCTACTTAATGACTTTCAGATGTTAGCTCTGGATCTACATCCTATTTCAGCAAGCTACTCAAACTTTATcgctctgctcttttctctgttttgttctcaCATGTACTGTAGAGTTAACCTCACTGTAGCTGTGGTCCATGGTCACATGCAGTACTTAATTTACTCCATTACTTACATACTTTTGCAAAATTTGAGAGATTATCTTGTGGGGTCCTTTTATATCACAGGTGAAGAAACTCAGTCCAAGAATATGTCTTGCTGATTGTCCTTCCTTAGTTTAAGGACTAGAATCCGGCCTGAAATCCAggtcttttgtttttccctcagaaaatattttaatagtctcAGATAATAATGATTATAGCTAACATTTAATGCCTGCTGTGTGCAAGGCATGCATCATACTTCACAAAAACCTTACGACTTCTCTCTTAAGCATGAacattttgacttttttagaacTCAAGAAGGAGTCACATTTGTCAATCAAAATGGATTGGGTGGACATTGTTGAGACAGGGCCATACACATTTTGACTATAGTGTGAACACTTCATGAACTTTAAATGGTGCTAAACAACAATGTCTAAAGACCAGTGTGACCAAATTCTGCTGACTGCGACCTTGCAGTTTTTCAAAATACCAGTTGCAAACTGTGATCTTATAGTTCTAAGGTTTTCCCCCATCAGTCCTTAATAAGCAATCTCACCTCCTGGCAGCACCAATCATAATTTTTGACAAATGTGACTTTTCATAACATTGCAGTTTTACCTTTATAAGCCTCCTTTATTTTTCCTGggtaatgtaaatatataatacaagatatactgaaaggaaaagagcgacacacagcagcaattcaccggagagttccgctttattagggaaaggtgctgggttatataggaaggggcatagggtgattgtggtgttacttctacggggctggtggctgttggctatgtgctgggattgggaagggggcgagaggtgattgggcttcaggtggcgccggcgggaaccgaggaccccgaaaagaagccggaagtttgccatcttactggtggggacccttcatatACCAAAAGGGGCTACTGGATCTGCTGGGATGAATGAGTTTTTGCCTTTAGATGTCATTTCGAGGACTGGCATTTGTTTTGAAGTACTAAGCCAGAGATAGTTCATAATAAGCCCACCCTTCACTTGTTTCAGTATCAGAGGTTAAACCCTTTGCCTAGCTACTTCATTATTATCTATAGACAATTGTTTTGCCTATTGTGTACATCTGAGTTTTTGAGGAAGGCCACTGAATtagattttgaatttttacagaaacagaacaatgtctttgtttctgtttaaagagcAATAGTAATTGAATAATAGCAAGGATAAAATAGCCAGATCCACTTGGGAAATCACATTTTGAGGCCACAGAAAGATATGACAAAGATCACTCATTTTCCTAGTCAAGATGTTTTCTTAAGAACTGTAATCCAGTTGGCAGTTAACTTGGCACAATTATCCATTTGAGGATCTCCCGAAATGgttacacactcacacacacatccaAAGCAAAATGGTGTAACTATATTTAAAGTTCTCATTTGACATATAGAAATAGGATACTTGGTGTTCTTTTCATGGTATATTATTGGAGAAATGAttgaaatctgtgttttaaatatgactgagaaaacaaaagacaaaattctaaatgaaaaattttctgCAAGtttcaattagaaaataaaccAGAAGCACCTAGCACAATGAAATACAGAAGTCTTTTGTACAGTAACATGGAGTTGGGAAagtaaattgagaaaataaagtactCTAATAGACTTTGGTTTAGCATAGAAAAGCAGATAGAAACGAATTGTCTCTTACCTTTTAATTAGAAACTTTGCTAATTTGTAGTTTACTTCCTTGTTATTTAACACATTTTTGCACTTTTTATGACTTTCATatctaattgtttttgttttctttaagtaaacatttgttaaagttaCCTTTATTTCATTGTGTAGAATTGTTACAACACATTTTATCTTTGATagtgtttcttcagttttttctagCATATACACTCATGAATTGCAGTCATTACAAATAGGGACTAATTTTAGCATATGTCTTTATTTCAGACATactgatgaataaataagttTTTAGTGTCTTTTCACACTTGAAacaaaattttcagtcatttgaAGTTGTCATTTATATCaatgatttatgtatatatttttcctttcagacaTGGAGTGTGGACCACCAAGAATTAATGATAAACTAATGAGGTTCTTTGATCATTGTGAGAAGTTTTTAACTGAAGTGGAAAGGAATGCTACAGCTCTTTATCATGTGGAAGCCTTCAAAACTGGACCAGAAATGCAGAACATCTTAAAAAAAGTTGCAGCTACTTTGCAAATGCCAGTCAACAATTTGAATGCAGGTATGTATGCATTATCTTTGATTTGAACTCAAATAGTTAAGTGGCTTTTgaactctgaaaatgaaaaaaacagggaAGCATAAAGTTATTCCTTTTAAAGGCCCAGAGTTGATTTTTACATTAAGAGAAAATATGTTCCAGGTCAAGAAAATTTTACACCTCATGCTTAACTATTTTTTAGagttgtatttcttctttgagtttgtttgtttgtttgtttattaaggtatcattgatatacaatcttatgaaggtttcacatgagcaacattgtggttacaacatttactcatattatcaagtcctcctccccccacactccattgcagtcactgtccatcagtgtagtaagatgctatagagtcactacttgtcttctctgtgctacactgccttccccatgacccccctacattatatgtgttaatcataatgctccttaatccccttgtcCTTCCCCACGCCCTTcccttcggtaaccactagtctcttggagtctgtaagtctgctgctgttttgttccttcagttttgctttgttatactccacaaatgagtgaaatcatttggtacttgtctttctccacatgacTTAGTtcattaaacataataccctctagctccatccatgttgttgaaaatggtaggatttgttttcttcgtattgctgaataatattccattgtgtatatgtaccacatctttttttatgTAAATTAATGTATAGGATTCTTACTATGTCGTGgactttttttttagagcagaAGTAAGTATATAAAGCTTCAACTCTAAGCATTATTTATAAGATAGAAGTTATCTTTTTAGAATTATCTCCTCATAAAGTGATACAAGTGGAAAATCATTAATTCTTGAGCTTTTAAAACAGTTCATTAGTACATGTTAATGTTTTCAGAGGGATAGATTTTAGAAAGTGAAAGGCAAAGCAGTGTTTTGTTACgaagattttatatatacagaTGCTGAGAAAATGAGCCATTGTGTCTTTTATATGATATTGCAGTGGGTGAACTGACTCTACAGTTTGTCATGTACCTTAAGGGTGAAAGGAGACACTGGTAAAAAAAAAGTGTCTGCCTGGTAAAGCAGATAGAAAACCAGGGCACATAGTTACCTAGCAATGGGCAATTAAGAAAaatagtaagatttgttttctgttttctaggaatttataatTCATGTAGTAAATGTTTGACAAGTGTTAACACACAAATATTGTAGATTTCATTATAATGTGAATAAATTTCCCAAAACTAGAAGTAGGAGATgatatgggaaaaaaatagacCAGAGAGCCTAGAGTACTTGCCCAGGGTGATTAGTGGCAGTTAGGTCTCAGACTCACTCATCATCTTAGGCTTCTTCTTTCCATACTAGTActaaaatagtttttttggtgaaaaaaaattttttttttctccataaacTCCCCTTCCGTTAAAGAATAGACCATTAGGACCAACTTTCATATTTCAGAATTAGAGCTTTGAGTGTGAACTAGTCAGGTCCTTTCATCAAACACACATGGTACTTAAAAGCCACTATATTATATTAGTTATTAGGATTATAGAGACtttcatttataaaagcaaagtTTTTAAGTGGCTTTTACATACATTCTcaattaaatatacttttttttttttactatatactGCCTCAGAGAAGTTCTTTAAACTCAAAACCAGTGCAAAAAATGTGTAAGATTAATTGTTTTTCATCCCATTTTCCTTGGGAAAGAGGAAaggcagtgaagttacagaaaaGTCAGAGTAATGAAGGCAACCCCTGGTGTtgaattcttttctctctgtagGATTATTAACTACTTCCCCTTGACTCAAGAGCCATGTTTTTATTTGATACTTACAAAGCTATCTTTTTTAGCCCGAACACTCATTCCTGTATCCCTGTTCTTCAAAACCCCCATGTATCTTCAAGTAATGTAATCAGCTAATTAGCAATGTAAAAATCCCAGGTAATTTATTCTGAAATCTATTGCCTGATTGACTAGCTAAGTTTCAAAAGctggttttctctctcttcagtgtgatttttctttaattctcacctttttttaccttttgtttCACCTTCCTCCTGACCCCTCTTTTAGTCTGGTCTGTCATCTTTCTTTACCATCTGcagtcttctctccctttttaaatCCTTCTTTCTGTACTTGCTTCTTTTTTTATCAAAGTATtgttgatg
The genomic region above belongs to Manis javanica isolate MJ-LG chromosome 7, MJ_LKY, whole genome shotgun sequence and contains:
- the MINPP1 gene encoding multiple inositol polyphosphate phosphatase 1 isoform X6 yields the protein MLRGPRRLLRVPEVPVAALAVALLSSLSRCSLLEPRDPVVSALSPYFGTKTRYEDATPGLLPDPEAPRRDPELLETCTPVQLVALIRHGTRYPTAKQIRKLRQLHGLLQARGPGDGRTGAVGGRDVGAALADRPLWYADWMDGQLVEKGRQDMRQLALRLASLFPALFSRENYGRLQLVTSSKHRCVDSGAAFLQGLWQHYHPGLPPPDVADMECGPPRINDKLMRFFDHCEKFLTEVERNATALYHVEAFKTGPEMQNILKKVAATLQMPVNNLNAGVSQFPLQSSFSLVMQRPFFHCSLSWATSKTRSPSQLTITRNKCIGNFEAVTLYLMPRTCYLCFTIVKTQSLLKKNSECRCY
- the MINPP1 gene encoding multiple inositol polyphosphate phosphatase 1 isoform X1; protein product: MLRGPRRLLRVPEVPVAALAVALLSSLSRCSLLEPRDPVVSALSPYFGTKTRYEDATPGLLPDPEAPRRDPELLETCTPVQLVALIRHGTRYPTAKQIRKLRQLHGLLQARGPGDGRTGAVGGRDVGAALADRPLWYADWMDGQLVEKGRQDMRQLALRLASLFPALFSRENYGRLQLVTSSKHRCVDSGAAFLQGLWQHYHPGLPPPDVADMECGPPRINDKLMRFFDHCEKFLTEVERNATALYHVEAFKTGPEMQNILKKVAATLQMPVNNLNADLIQVAFFTCSFDLAIKGVKSPWCDVFDIDDAKVLEYLNDLKQYWKRGYGYTINSRSSCTLFQDIFQHLDKAVEQKQRCQPISSPVILQFGHAETLLPLLSLMGYFKDKEPLTAYNYKEQMHRKFRSGHIVPYASNLLFVLYHCKNAKSPKEEFRVQMLLNEKVLPLAHSQETVSLYEDLKNHYRDILQSCHTNEECKLPKVNNTSDEL
- the MINPP1 gene encoding multiple inositol polyphosphate phosphatase 1 isoform X5, with the translated sequence MLRGPRRLLRVPEVPVAALAVALLSSLSRCSLLEPRDPVVSALSPYFGTKTRYEDATPGLLPDPEAPRRDPELLETCTPVQLVALIRHGTRYPTAKQIRKLRQLHGLLQARGPGDGRTGAVGGRDVGAALADRPLWYADWMDGQLVEKGRQDMRQLALRLASLFPALFSRENYGRLQLVTSSKHRCVDSGAAFLQGLWQHYHPGLPPPDVADMECGPPRINDKLMRFFDHCEKFLTEVERNATALYHVEAFKTGPEMQNILKKVAATLQMPVNNLNADLIQVAFFTCSFDLAIKGVKSPWCDVFDIDDAKVLEYLNDLKQYWKRGYGYTINSRSSCTLFQDIFQHLDKAVEQKQR
- the MINPP1 gene encoding multiple inositol polyphosphate phosphatase 1 isoform X2, which codes for MLRGPRRLLRVPEVPVAALAVALLSSLSRCSLLEPRDPVVSALSPYFGTKTRYEDATPGLLPDPEAPRRDPELLETCTPVQLVALIRHGTRYPTAKQIRKLRQLHGLLQARGPGDGRTGAVGGRDVGAALADRPLWYADWMDGQLVEKGRQDMRQLALRLASLFPALFSRENYGRLQLVTSSKHRCVDSGAAFLQGLWQHYHPGLPPPDVADMECGPPRINDKLMRFFDHCEKFLTEVERNATALYHVEAFKTGPEMQNILKKVAATLQMPVNNLNADLIQVAFFTCSFDLAIKGVKSPWCDVFDIDDAKVLEYLNDLKQYWKRGYGYTINSRSSCTLFQDIFQHLDKAVEQKQSPRFNHFSMEP
- the MINPP1 gene encoding multiple inositol polyphosphate phosphatase 1 isoform X3 — its product is MLRGPRRLLRVPEVPVAALAVALLSSLSRCSLLEPRDPVVSALSPYFGTKTRYEDATPGLLPDPEAPRRDPELLETCTPVQLVALIRHGTRYPTAKQIRKLRQLHGLLQARGPGDGRTGAVGGRDVGAALADRPLWYADWMDGQLVEKGRQDMRQLALRLASLFPALFSRENYGRLQLVTSSKHRCVDSGAAFLQGLWQHYHPGLPPPDVADMECGPPRINDKLMRFFDHCEKFLTEVERNATALYHVEAFKTGPEMQNILKKVAATLQMPVNNLNADLIQVAFFTCSFDLAIKGVKSPWCDVFDIDDAKVLEYLNDLKQYWKRGYGYTINSRSSCTLFQDIFQHLDKAVEQKQRSLYMEN
- the MINPP1 gene encoding multiple inositol polyphosphate phosphatase 1 isoform X4 — its product is MLRGPRRLLRVPEVPVAALAVALLSSLSRCSLLEPRDPVVSALSPYFGTKTRYEDATPGLLPDPEAPRRDPELLETCTPVQLVALIRHGTRYPTAKQIRKLRQLHGLLQARGPGDGRTGAVGGRDVGAALADRPLWYADWMDGQLVEKGRQDMRQLALRLASLFPALFSRENYGRLQLVTSSKHRCVDSGAAFLQGLWQHYHPGLPPPDVADMECGPPRINDKLMRFFDHCEKFLTEVERNATALYHVEAFKTGPEMQNILKKVAATLQMPVNNLNADLIQVAFFTCSFDLAIKGVKSPWCDVFDIDDAKVLEYLNDLKQYWKRGYGYTINSRSSCTLFQDIFQHLDKAVEQKQSEKTKC